A window of the Motacilla alba alba isolate MOTALB_02 chromosome 17, Motacilla_alba_V1.0_pri, whole genome shotgun sequence genome harbors these coding sequences:
- the ABCA2 gene encoding ATP-binding cassette sub-family A member 2 isoform X2, which yields MGFLHQLHLLLWKNVTLKRRSPWVLAFEIFIPLVLFFILLGLRQKKPTIPVKEVSFYTAAPLTSAGILPIMQSLCPDGQRDEFGFLQYSNSTVTQILEHLSEAVEQSSLFDPQHPGLEEELESLRRHLEALSSPEPSSMETHFSSQAGSSFTLAWAARDQSELRRFLMQNLSLPNSTAELLLGSSIDLQEVYRQFFDSFPLVPDETHERDLWDGFGPRKKMTQLEKSLPSGWRSLEEGLVHRVLRDPVAAPHRPALLRMLSQALGLTSTAVAPAISDSPQALVTEMENVLFTGPVLEQLTCEQYPGGLHHLLRVSPRQQPLLAAYRTLACNGSQTIRQERFAQLASELQKQLDTPRIVSRLKLEEVNSTATQHRLRALLEDLVEMEKVLQDMDILSALAKLLPRGACASKAAPPTANSTSWASANATAGNATAEEEEGTGESPSGTDNPQGQFSAFVQLWAGLQPILCGNNRTIEPEALKQGNMSSLGFTSKEQRNLGLLVHLMTSNPKILYAPVGTEVDKVILKANETFAFVGNVTHYAKAWLNISPEIRAYLEEGRLQRRIHWLQQLTADLHKHPEILNVSDSDVLHNFLNGNFSLPNASILLQQLDTIDNAACGWVRFMAKVSVDIFKGFPDEESIVNYTLNQAYQDNVTVFASVIFQTNRDGSLPPHVMYKIRQNSSFTEKTNEIRRAYWRPGPNTGGRFYFLYGFVWIQDMMERALINTFVGHDVVEPGNYVQMFPYPCYTRDDFLFVIEHMMPLCMVISWVYSVAMMIQHIVTEKEHRLKEVMKMMGLNNAVHWVAWFITGFVQLSISVTALTAILKYGKVLMHSDVLIIWLFLAIYAVATIMFCFLVSVLYSKAKLASACGGIIYFLSYVPYMYVAIREEVAHDKITAFEKCIASLMSTTAFGLGSKYFALYEVAGVGIQWHTFSQSPVEGDDFNLLLSMMMLVVDAMVYGVLTWYIEAVHPGMFGLPRPWYFPFQKSYWLGNGRVETWEWTWPWSRNTRLSIMEEDQACAMESRRLEETRGIEEEPTHLPLVVCIDKLTKVYKTDKKLALNKLSLNLYENQVVSFLGHNGAGKTTTMSILTGLFPPTSGSATIYGHDIRTEMDKIRKNLGMCPQHNVLFDRLTVEEHLWFYSQLKSMAEEEIRKEMDKMIEDLELSNKRHCQVQTLSGGMKRKLSVAIAFVGGSRAVILDEPTAGVDPYARRAIWDLILKYKPGRTILLSTHHMDEADLLGDRIAIISHGKLKCCGSPLFLKSTYGDGYKLTVVKKQSDTRNGTEPGHSPLSHSSVSPCSEPRVSQFIKKYVASCLLISDTNTELSYILPSEAVKKGCFERLFQHLEQSLEELDLTSFGLMDTTLEEVFLKVSEEDQSLENSDVDVKESKDALQPPASELGPKSEANGELLAEAAMPEKPEVELSNLVTCSKLAQSQASLRSASSVGSVRGDEGGAYSEFFGDYVPLFDNRQDPDNISLQEQEADVEAEDRDLAGRGSFKLEGSWLKLRQFHGLIVKRFHCAKRNTKALFSQILLPAFFVCVAMTVALSVPEIGDLPPLILSPSQYHNYTQPKGNFIPYANEERHEYRIRLSPDASPQQLVNTFHLPSGVGATCVLKTPFNNTLDQPMQTLNLNSNESKMLAAKYFDAMCIDSFTQGLPLSNFVPPPPSPAPSDYPMSVDEDLLHAWNSTTFSTLKGTVTSAPALPRIIHEPIKCTCSMQGTGFSCPSGVGGHPPQMKVVTGDILTDITGRNVSEYLLYTSDRFRLHRYGALTFGNVQKSIPASFGARAPATVRKIAVRRTAQVFYNNKGYHSMPTYLNALNNAILRANLPKSKGNPAAYGITVTNHPMNKTSASLSLDYLLQGTDVVIAIFIIVAMSFVPASFVVFLVAEKATKAKHLQFVSGCDPVIYWLANYMWDMLNYLVPATCCIIILFVFDLPAYTSPTNFPAVLSLFLLYGWSITPIMYPASFWFEVPSSAYVFLIVINLFIGITATVATFLLQLFEHDKDLKVVNSYLKSCFLVFPNYNLGHGLMEMAYNEYINEYYAKIGQFDKMKSPFEWDIVTRGLVAMTIEGFVGFFITIMCQYNFFRKPQRLPVSTKPIEDDIDVANERHRVLRGDADNDMLKIENLTKVYKSRKIGRILAVDRLCVGVRPGECFGLLGVNGAGKTTTFKMLTGDESTTGGEAFINGHSILKELLQVQQSLGYCPQFDALFDELTAQEHLELYTRLRGIPWKDEERVVKWALKKLELTKYADKPASTYSGGNKRKLSTAIALIGYPAFIFLDEPTTGMDPKARRFLWNLILDVIKTGRSVVLTSHSMEECEALCTRLAIMVNGRLKCLGSIQHLKNRFGDGYMITVRTKSSLNVKEVVRFFNRNFPEAVLKERHHTKAQYQLKSDQISLAQVFSKMEQVVDVLGIEDYSVSQTTLDNVFVNFAKKQSDNLEQQETSPSCVLQSPLERVLSLLRPRAAPTELRALVVEEQEDLETDDEGLISFEEERAQLSFNTDTLC from the exons TGGGTGCTGGCCTTCGAGATCTTCATCCCCCTGGTGCTCTTCTTCATCCTCCTGGGGCTGCGGCAGAAGAAGCCGACCATACCTGTGAAGGAAG tct CTTTCTACACGGCGGCCCCGCTCACATCAGCCGGGATCTTGCCAATCATGCAGTCCCTGTGCCCCGATGGCCAGCGCGATGAGTTTGGCTTCCTGCAGTACTCCAACTCCAC GGTGACACAGATTCTGGAACACCTCAGCGAGGCAGTAGAGCAAAGCAGCCTCTTCGACCCGCAGCATCCAGGactggaggaggagctggagtcGCTGCGCCGGCACCTGGAGGccctcagcagccctgagcccagctccaTGGAGACCCACTTCAGCAGCCAAGCAG GGTCCAGCTTCACACTGGCATGGGCAGCCAGAGACCAGAGTGAGCTGCGGCGCTTCCTGATGCAGAACTTGTCCCTCCccaacagcacagctgagctgctcctgggctccAGCATTGACCTGCAGGAG GTGTACCGGCAGTTTTTTGATTCCTTTCCTTTGGTACCTGATGAGACCCATGAGCGAGACCTGTGGGATGGGTTTGGCCCCAGAAAGAAGATGACACAGCTGGAG AAGAGTCTCCCCAGTGGCTGGAGGAGCCTTGAGGAAGGGCTGGTTCACAGGGTGCTGCGGGACCCAGTGGCAGCCCCACACCGTCCAGCACTGCTCCGCATGCTCTCCCAGGCTCTGGGCctcaccagcactgctgtggcacCTGCTATCTCTGATAGCCCCCAGGCCTTGGTCACCGAGATGGAG AATGTCCTCTTCACCGGgccagtgctggagcagctgacaTGTGAGCAGTACCCAGGGGGACTGCACCACCTCCTGCGTGTGtcccccaggcagcagccactgctggcagCATACCGGACACTGGCCTGCAATGGCAGCCAAACCATCCGCCAGGAGCGCTTTGCCCAGCTGGCCTCCGAACTCCAGAAGCAGCTGGACACCCCCAGGATAGTCAGCAGG CTGAAGCTGGAGGAAGTgaacagcacagccacacagcaCCGCCTCCGTGCCCTCCTCGAGGACTTGGTGGAGATGGAGAAGGTTCTCCAGGACATGGACATCCTCTCAGCCCTGGCtaagctgctgcccaggggagcCTGTGCCAGCAAGGCCGCGCCACCCACGGCCAACAGCACCAGCTGGGCCAGCGCCAATGCCACAGCTGGCAATGCCAcggcagaggaggaagagggcaCCGGGGAGAGCCCGTCTGGCACTGACAACCCCCAGGGGCAGTTCTCAGCATTCgtgcagctctgggcagggctgcagcctaTCCTTTGCGGCAACAACCG GACCATCGAGCCTGAGGCACTGAAGCAGGGCAACATGAGCTCTCTGGGCTTCACCAGCAAGGAGCAGCGAAACTTGGGCCTCCTTGTGCATCTGATGACCAGCAACCCCAAAATCCTGTATGCACCTGTGGGCACCGAAGTTGACAAGGTCATCCTGAAG GCCAACGAGACCTTCGCCTTTGTGGGCAACGTCACCCACTATGCCAAGGCATGGCTGAACATCTCCCCTGAGATCCGAGCCTACCTGGAGgagggcaggctgcagaggcGCATCCACTGGCTCCAGCAG TTGACCGCTGACCTCCACAAGCACCCAGAGATTCTGAATGTCTCTGACAGTGATGTTCTTCACAACTTTCTCAACGGCAACTTTTCCCTGCCTAATGCCAGCATCCTACTCCAGCAGCTGGATACCATTGACAATGCTGCCTGTGGCTGGGTCCGCTTCATGGCCAAG GTCAGTGTGGACATTTTCAAAGGCTTCCCGGATGAGGAGAGCATTGTCAACTACACGCTGAACCAGGCCTATCAGGACAATGTCACAGTCTTTGCCA GCGTCATCTTCCAGACCAACAGGGATGGCTCGTTGCCTCCCCATGTCATGTACAAGATCCGGCAGAATTCCAGCTTCACAGAGAAGACCAACGAGATCCGGCGGGCATACTGGCGGCCTGGCCCCAACACTGGCGGCCGCTTCTACTTCCTCTACGGCTTTGTCTGGATCCAGG ACATGATGGAGCGTGCCCTCATCAACACATTTGTTGGCCACGATGTGGTGGAGCCTGGCAACTATGTACAGATGTTCCCGTACCCATGTTATACCCGGGATGA CTTTCTCTTTGTCATCGAGCACATGATGCCCCTCTGCATGGTGATCTCCTGGGTCTACTCAGTGGCCATGATGATCCAGCACATCGTGACAGAGAAGGAGCATCGCCTGAAAGAG GTGATGAAGATGATGGGCCTGAACAATGCGGTGCACTGGGTGGCTTGGTTCATCACTGGCTTTGTCCAGCTCTCCATCTCGGTCACAGCACTCACTGCCATTCTCAAGTACGGCAAGGTCCTGATGCATAGCGACGTCCTCATCATATGGCTCTTCCTTGCCATCTATGCTGTGGCCACCATCATGTTCTG CTTTCTGGTGTCGGTGCTCTACTCCAAGGCCAAGCTGGCCTCTGCCTGTGGTGGCATCATCTACTTCCTCAGCTACGTGCCCTACATGTATGTGGCCATCCGGGAGGAGGTGGCCCATGACAAGATCACGGCCTTTGAGAAGTGCATTGCG TCCCTCATGTCCACCACTGCCTTTGGATTGGGCTCCAAGTACTTTGCGCTGTATGAGGTGGCTGGCGTGGGTATCCAGTGGCACACCTTCAGCCAGTCACCTGTGGAAGGAGATGACTTCAACCTCCTGCTGTCTATGATGATGCTGGTCGTGGATGCCATGGTGTATGGGGTGCTCACGTGGTACATTGAGGCCGTGCACCCGG GCATGTTCGGCCTGCCACGGCCCTGGTACTTCCCTTTTCAGAAGTCTTACTGGCTGGGCAATGGGCGCGTGGAGACCTGGGAGTGGACCTGGCCATGGTCACGCAACACCCGCCTCAGCATCATGGAGGAGGATCAGGCCTGTGCCATGGAGAGCCGGAGGCTGG AGGAGACAAGGGGCATCGAAGAGGAGCCAACCCACCTCCCCCTGGTCGTCTGCATTGACAAGCTCACCAAAGTCTACAAGACAGACAAGAAGCTGGCGCTAAACAAGCTGAGCCTCAACCTCTACGAGAACCAGGTTGTGTCCTTCCTAGGGCACAATGGTGCAGGCAAGACCACCACCAT GTCCATTCTCACTGGCTTGTTCCCTCCAACATCGGGCTCTGCTACCATCTATGGCCACGATATCCGTACAGAGATGGACAAGATCCGGAAGAACCTGGGCATGTGTCCCCAGCATAACGTGCTCTTTGACAGGCTGACGGTGGAGGAACATCTCTGGTTCTACTCACAGCTCAAGAGCATGGCAGAGGAGGAGATCCGCAAGGAGATGGACAA gatgATTGAAGATCTGGAACTCTCCAATAAACGGCACTGCCAAGTGCAGACTCTCTCGGGTGGCATGAAGAGGAAGCTGTCGGTGGCCATTGCCTTTGTGGGTGGGTCGCGAGCTGTTATCTTGGATGAGCCCACAGCTGGTGTGGACCCGTATGCCCGAAGGGCCATCTGGGACCTCATCCTCAAGTACAAGCcag GGAGGACCATCTTGCTCTCCACACACCATATGGATGAGGCTGACCTGCTGGGGGACCGCATTGCCATCATCTCCCATGGCAAGCTCAAGTGCTGTGGTTCTCCGTTGTTCCTCAAGAGCACCTATGGTGATGGCTACAAGCTGACAGTGGTGAAGAAGCAGTCAGACACCAGGAATGGCACAG AGCCAGGCCACAGCCCCCTGAGCCACTCCTCTGTCAGCCCCTGCTCTGAGCCTCGTGTCTCCCAGTTCATCAAGAAGTATGTGGCCTCCTGCCTCCTCATCTCAGACACCAACACAGAGCTCTCCTACATCCTGCCCAGTGAGGCTGTCAAgaagggctgctttgagaggctCTTCCAG CActtggagcagagcctggaagaGCTGGACCTCACCAGTTTTGGGCTGATGGACACCACGCTGGAGGAGGTCTTCCTGAAGGTGTCTGAGGAGGATCAGTCTCTGGAGAACAGTGACGTGG acgTGAAGGAGTCCAAGGATGCCCTGCAGCCACCTGCCTCTGAGCTGGGCCCAAAGTCTGAAGCCAATGGGGAGCTCCTGGCTGAAGCAGCCATGCCAGAGAAGCCCGAGGTGGAGCTCAGCAACCTGGTGACCTGCTCCAAGCTGGCGCAGTCGCAGGCATCCCTGCGCTCAGCGTCCTCGGTGGGCTCCGTGCGTGGCGATGAAGGTGGGGCTTATTCTGAATTCTTTGGGGATTACGTGCCCCTGTTCGATAACCGGCAGGACCCCGATAACATCAGTCTGCAAg aGCAAGAAGCAGATGTGGAAGCAGAGGATCGTGACCTGGCAGGTCGGGGAAGCTTCAAGCTGGAAGGCTCGTGGCTGAAGCTGCGCCAATTCCATGGGCTGATCGTCAAACGCTTCCACTGCGCCAAGCGCAACACCAAGGCCCTCTTCTCGCAGatcctcctgcctgcctttttTGTCTGCGTGGCCATGACAGTGGCGCTCTCCGTGCCCGAAATAG GTGACCTCCCACCCCTCATCCTCTCGCCATCCCAGTACCACAACTACACTCAGCCCAAGGGTAACTTCATTCCTTACGCCAACGAGGAGCGGCATGAGTACCG CATTAGGCTGTCTCCTGatgccagccctcagcagctggTGAACACTTTCCATCTGCCTTCTGGTGTGGGGGCCACCTGCGTGCTCAAGACACCCTTTAACAACACGCTGGACCAGCCCATGCAGACCCTCAACCTCAATAGCAATGAGTCCAAAATGCTGGCAGCCAAGTACTTTGATGCCATGTGCATTGACTCCTTCACCCAGGGCCTTCCGCTTTCCAACTTTGTGCCACCACCTCCGTCCCCGGCTCCCTCTGACTACCCCATGTCAGTGGATGAGGACCTGCTCCATGCCTGGAACTCCACAACCTTCTCCACCCTTAAAG ggacagtgacctcagcccctgccctgccccgcaTCATCCATGAGCCCATCAAGTGCACGTGCTCCATGCAGGGGACTGGCTTCTCCTGCCCTAGTGGCGTGGGGGGCCATCCTCCACAGATGAAGGTAGTGACAGGGGACATCCTGACAGACATCACAGGGCGCAACGTCTCTGAGTATCTGCTCTACACCTCGGACCGCTTCCGGCTGCACAG ATATGGGGCACTCACGTTTGGAAACGTCCAGaaatccatcccagcctcctTCGGAGCCAGAGCTCCAGCCACAGTGCGCAAGATTGCTGTGCGGAGAACGGCCCAG gtcTTCTACAACAATAAGGGCTACCACAGCATGCCCACTTACCTCAATGCCCTCAACAACGCCATCCTGAGAGCCAACCTGCCCAAGAGCAAGGGCAACCCTGCTGCCTATG GCATCACAGTCACCAATCACCCCATGAACAAAACGagtgccagcctgtccctggatTACCT CCTGCAAGGCACAGATGTGGTGATTGCCATCTTCATCATTGTGGCCATGTCCTTCGTCCCAGCCAGCTTTGTGGTATTCCTGGTGGCTGAAAAGGCCACCAAGGCCAAACACTTGCAGTTTGTGAGTGGCTGTGACCCCGTCATCTACTGGTTGGCCAACTACATGTGGGACATG CTAAACTACCTGGTGCCAGCCACGTGCTGCATCATCATCCTGTTCGTGTTTGACCTCCCAGCATATACTTCTCCCACCAACTTCCCTGCTGtcctctccctcttcctgctCTATGG CTGGTCCATCACCCCTATCATGTACCCAGCATCCTTCTGGTTTGaggtgcccagctctgcttaCGTCTTCCTCATCGTCATCAATCTCTTCATTGGCATCACAGCCACTGTCGCCAcgtttctgctgcagctctttgaGCACGACAAG gacCTGAAGGTGGTGAACAGCTACCTGAAGAGCTGCTTCCTCGTGTTTCCTAACTACAACCTGGGCCATGGCCTGATGGAGATGGCCTACAATGAATACATCAATGAATACTATGCCAAGATTG GGCAGTTTGATAAAATGAAATCACCCTTCGAATGGGACATCGTGACACGGGGGCTTGTTGCCATGACAATTGAAGGCTTTGTTGGCTTCTTCATCACCATCATGTGCCAGTACAATTTCTTCCGGAAGCCCCA GCGACTGCCCGTCTCCACCAAACCCATTGAGGATGACATTGATGTGGCCAATGAGAGGCACCGGGTCCTGCGTGGTGACGCTGACAATGACATGCTAAAGATCGAGAACCTCACGAAG GTGTACAAGTCCCGCAAGATTGGGCGCATCCTGGCTGTGGACCGGCTGTGTGTGGGTGTGCGCCCCGGGGAGTGCTTTGGGCTGCTGGGTGTCAACGGTGCAGGCAAGACCACAACATTCAAGATGCTGACAGGGGATGAGAGCACCACAGGTGGAGAGGCCTTCATTAACGGACACAG CATCCTGAAGGAGCTCCTGCAGGTCCAGCAGAGCTTGGGCTACTGCCCCCAGTTCGACGCGCTCTTTGATGAGCTGACGGCCCAGGAGCATCTGGAGCTCTACACCCGCCTGCGTGGCATCCCATGGAAGGATGAGGAGCGG GTGGTCAAGTGGGCACTGAAGAAGCTGGAGTTGACCAAGTACGCAGACAAGCCTGCCAGCACCTACAGTGGGGGCAACAAGAGGAAGCTATCCACAGCCATTGCGCTCATTGGATACCCAGCCTTCATCTTCCTG GACGAGCCAACCACAGGGATGGACCCCAAGGCACGGCGCTTCCTCTGGAACCTCATCCTGGACGTCATCAAAACGGGTCGCTCCGTGGTGCTCACATCTCACAG CATGGAGGAGTGTGAGGCCCTCTGCACCCGTCTGGCCATTATGGTGAATGGGCGGCTCAAGTGTCTCGGCAGCATTCAGCACCTGAAGAACAG GTTCGGTGATGGCTACATGATCACAGTGCGCACCAAGTCCAGCCTCAATGTCAAGGAGGTGGTGAGGTTCTTCAACCGTAACTTCCCTGAGGCTGTCCTCAAG GAGCGTCATCACACCAAGGCCCAGTACCAGCTGAAGTCAGACCAGATCTCACTGGCACAGGTCTTCAGCAAGATGGAGCAGGTGGTGGATGTGCTGGGCATTGAAGACTACTCTGTCAGCCAAACCACACTGGACAAT GTGTTTGTGAATTTTGCCAAGAAGCAAAGTGAcaacctggagcagcaggagaccagccccagctgtgtcctgcagtCACCCCTGGAGCGTGTGCTGAGCCTGCTGCGCCCCCGCGCTGCCCCCACTGAGCTGCGGGCCCTCGtggtggaggagcaggaggaccTGGAGACTGATGATGAAGGCCTCATCAGCTTTGAGGAGGAGAGG GCTCAGCTCTCCTTCAACACGGACACGCTGTGCTGA